Part of the Thermococcus barossii genome is shown below.
CTCCTGCTTCTACCGTAAGCTCGGCGAGCCGGAGAGGGTTCTCCCGGTGGACTACTCCCTGACAATCCTGCGGGAGCTTGAGGAGCTGATAAGGGCGCGGAAGCAAAAGCCCGTCGAAGGCTCCTACACCTCAAGGCTGTTCGAGGAAGGACGGGAGAGGATATACAAGAAGTTCGGCGAGGAAGCTATTGAGGTTCTCGTTGCTGAAACAAGGGGTCGGCTGATCTACGAGACGGCCGACATGCTCTACCACCTGCTCGTTTTGCTGGTTTACAACGACGTTGCCCTCGGTGAGGTGATGGCAGAGCTGAGGAGGCGGAGGGGATGAGGGTTAGGGAACTCGTGAAGTCGTTCGAGCCGTACCGCGTTGAAGAGGGGGACTACCC
Proteins encoded:
- the hisIE gene encoding bifunctional phosphoribosyl-AMP cyclohydrolase/phosphoribosyl-ATP diphosphatase HisIE is translated as MRVDKLIGEVNWEKNGGIVPVVVQDTKGEVLTLAYMDREALRKTLETGYAHYYSRSQGRIRMKGEVSGNVQRVKEVRIDCDSDALLLIVEQRGAACHTGNYSCFYRKLGEPERVLPVDYSLTILRELEELIRARKQKPVEGSYTSRLFEEGRERIYKKFGEEAIEVLVAETRGRLIYETADMLYHLLVLLVYNDVALGEVMAELRRRRG